The window AGCTACGGCCCCGAAGAGCTCATCAACGGCAAGGGCAAGTACGGCCCCTACTGCGAGGCTGTGTGGCACATCGAAGACTCCAACCTGGACGTGAAGATCACCACCCATTGTCTCTACGACCAGGCCCGCTTTGATTTCCAGATATCGAACCTGGGCGAGGTAGCTCCCAAGGTGGGCTTTGCCATGACCGGCACCGCCAACGTGTGGGAAGATCCTCAGAGCCACTATTTTGACAAGGGCGACCCCAGCAGCGGCTGGTATCAGACCAGAGGCCAGGCCTATTATTACATGCCCGGCGTGGGCATGGCCACCAGAGCCAAGACTCTGAACTCGAAGCAGATACCCGAGAAGATGGACATCTACGGCTATTATTATGCCAGAGGCGCAGGCAAGGATCAGTACGGCTTCCCTCTGAACGTGGACGATATGGTCAGCCATGCCACCTTTACCTTCACCGGCAATGACGCCACCAAGCCCGACTTCATCACCGTGGATGACGCCTATCATCTGTTTGGCATGGGCAACTACAACCGCGCCTGTATCGCCGGCTACTGGATGGACGGCGTGGATGCCTTCCATGACGACGGCGGCTTCCCCACTGCCGACGTGTGGCCCGAGGCAGGTCAGTCCAGAGCCGCCTACGCTCCGGATCCCACCTTCGTATTCGAAGAGTCTGAAGCCTGGCCCACCGTCTATATGGTGACCTGGAAGAGCCAGGAGATACTCCCCGGCAAGACCAGACGCATCGTCACCTACTACGGCGAAGGCGATATGGACTTTGCCACCGGTTCTCAGGTTGGCAAGAACTTCATCCGCGACAGCTTTGTCACCATGGTGGAATGCCCCACCAACATGAACTATGACGCCGACGAAGACGCCGTGACTCCTCAGGAGTTCACCGTCACCGCCAGGATAGCCAACTGCGCCTGCGAAAAGACCAACTTTGATATCAACAATATCAGCTTTACCATCGACCTGCCCGAAAAGGGCCACGAAGGCTACTGCGGCCTGCTGCTGGCAGACGGCGAGTCCGCCACCAAGAAGTGGATCGGCACCGTGAAGCAGAGAAGCTCCGCTTACGCCGAGTGGAAGGTGAGGGTAGTCGGCGACGTGTCCGGAGACATCTCCTTCAAGGTAGTCTCCAGCGGCAAATACATAGGCGAGGCCTCCTGGCAGCATCCCGATATGGACTCCGATTACTGGACCCAGACGGTCACCAGGACCATAGCCTTCCCCACCACCAAGTCCGGGACCATCACCCAGGATTGGACTCTGATGGCCAGCCCCTTCAGCGGCACTGACTACACCATCGACGACGTGTTCGGCGAAGGCAACACCGTGCTCTATTATTGGGATCCGGTCATCGGCACCGAGGACAAATATGTCCGTGAGAAGAACATGTCCAAGATCACTCCTGGACAGGGCTTCTGGATCGGCAAGGACAAGGGTATGAAATCCATCGATTTCTTCTATCCCGACGCTGCCCTGCCCAACGACATCGATCCCCGTGACACGGACTACATCAACGACAGGCACGTGACCCTGTACGCAGGCTGGAATATAGTGGGCAACCCCTACGTGTTCCCTGTTCAGTGGCTGGGCTGCAACGTCCGCAACAAGAGGACAGGCGACGTGGCCTCTATCACCGAGGCTGTGGAGACCTACAAGTGGATGGGTTCCTCCGTGTACGGCTGGAACGAAGAGAAGTGGGGCTACAACGTCCAGAACACGGTCAAGGCCCAGCTTCTGCCCAACACCGGCTACTGGGTGTATGTCTATGAGCCACTCGAGATCATATACAATCCTTCCAGCATACCCGGCACCACCGTCACCGAGGACGGAGTCAAGTATACCTTGTCCATCCCTGTTGACTGATAGCAAACCATAAGCAAAGCGGGTGTAACGCCCGCTTTGTTTTTATAATGTATGAAAAAACTCGTCTGTGTCTTTTTTCTTCTGACCCTTTCGGCCGCGGTCTTCGGACAATTCGGTTATTCCATCATCATGCGGCCCTACCCGTCCGCCATTATAGCGGACGGGCAGTCCACTACGTCCATCACCTGCGAGATATATGACAACAAGGGCAACGCCGTGTCCGACGGCGTCAGGGTGGAGTTTACCACCAGCCTGGGGACCATCACTCCCTACGCCGACACCTCTGGCGGCACCGTGTCCCCCACTCTCCACTCGGTGCCCAACGAGGGCACTGCCATAGTCACCGCCACCATCCCCATGCTGGGGGTCATATCCCGCTGCCAGGTGGACTTTCTGGCTCCGGGCACAGACATAGTCAGCGAGAACTACGTGTCCGTGGAGGGCAAAAAGTACCTGTGCTACAACGCGGACGACAGCGTCATAGAGGCAGCCTACGGCGACGTGACGGTGAAATACAAGGGCCTCACCATAGAGTGCTACGAATGCCAGATCAACACTCTCCGCAACACCATGATCCTGCGGCCCTTCATGGGCGAATACCTCACTCTGTCGCGGCAGGACAAGCAGGTGACCTCCACAGAGCTCTTTGTGAACATCTCGACCGGCGCGGCCTACGGCTACATCCGCAACGAAGAAGGCAAGCTGCGCCCCGGCTCCGTGCGTATCACGGACCTGAGGGTGGAGGAGCTGGAGGAGCTGCCCTCCGGCGTCAGCTTTGACTACGAGCCCAATCCCTCTCCGGATCTGTTCATGACTGCCAAGCTGCTCATACTGGAGCCCAGAAAGGAGCTCAAGGCCAAGTCCCCCACCCTGTACGTCAAGGGCGTCCGCACCTTCACGGTGCCCTATCTGAAGATGACCCTGGCGGGGGCCGGCGCCGGCCTCTTTGACAACTTTGTGGCCTACGGCTCCAACGGCCTCAGGATAGACCTGCCCGTATATGTGAGCCTGACTCCCACCACCTCCACCGCCGTCCGGGTCCAGAGAGACTCCTCCAATCTGTCGGGCACCCTGTCCACCGGCGATTTCTGGAAGGTGGACCTGGAGCACGAATACGGCCAGGGCACCAATTCCTCCGGCATCATGGAAGCCATGAACGTCAATCAAAAGCATGGCTGGGGCCTCCGTTTCAACAACCGCACCATATTCAGCGCAGGCAAAAAGCTGCAGAGCAGCATAGAATACCCCAATCATGAGAATCTGCTGTCGAGCGTCACCTGGTCCCAGAGCCTGCCGAAGTTTTATTACAGCGTGGGAGGCAGATACAGATATTACAAGGCCCGCCGCAACACCTATTATTTGAACTCCTACGTTCAGACCGCGTCCCGGCCCATATTCGGCTTCATGAACTACACTCTGTCCGACCAGATCTACTATGACGCGTCGTATCTGGACAACAGCCACAGATGGGGCAACAGGGCCACCGTGAACCTCTTTTCCAAATATCTGGACGCAGGCTCCGTCCAGTTCAATTTCGGCGGCTCCTACAGCTACAACTTCCAGAGGCATTTCGGCGGCGACATCACCACCGCCAACGCCGGTCTGAGGATCCCCTTCGGCAACAACAGCATACACCTGTATTACAGCTATCTCATCGAAAACGCCCTGCAGCGCTACGAGAGCAGCTATCTGTCCGGAGACGTCACTCTGTGGATACGCAACCTGGCTCTCTACTCCAGCAGCACCTACGACTTCAAGGACAGCAGCTACAACGTGTTTTCCGAGCTGGAGTGGTCGCCCCTGAAGTCCTGGGTCGTAAGAGCCCTCTTCACCTATCAGCATTACCCCGATCTCAACTGGCAGGACTACAAGATAGCCATAGGCAAGCGCTCCGGCTTTCAGGAGTTCAGGATCGCCTGGACCCACTCCAAGAGGCGCTTTGACTTTGAGATCGGGAGCATGAGCTTCTGATGCGTCAGTTTCAGCTGGTATCGGACTACCGGCCTGCCGGCAGCCAGCCGGAGGCCATAGAGTCCATAGCGGGAGGCCTGGAAAGAGGCCTCAAATATCAGAACATCCTGGGCGTCACCGGCTCCGGCAAGACCTACACCATGGCAGCCATCATAGAGAGGCTCCAGAGGCCGGCCCTGGTCATCGCCCACAACAAGACCCTGGCTGCCCAGCTATGCTCCGAGTTCAGAGAGTTCTTCCCCAACAACGCCGTGGAATACTTCGTCAGCTACTATGACTACTACATGCCCGAGAGCTACATCCCCGAGACCGACCTCTATCTGGAAAAGGATTCGTCCGTCAACGCGGAGATAGACCGGCTGCGCCACTCGGCCACTCGGGCGGTGCTGGAAAGACGGGACACCATCATAGTGGCTTCCGTCAGCTGCATCTACGGCATAGGCCCCAAGGAGACCTATCTGGCGACCAGCATCGAGCTGAAGGTGGGCGACGTCATTGACCTGGACGGCTTTATCAAGGACCTGGTGGGCATCGACTTCAAGCGCAACGACTTTGCTCTGGACAGGGGCATGTTTCGCATAAGGGGCGACATCATAGAGGTGCAGCCCATCGACTCGGACTTCATCATACGCATATTCCTCTTCGGCGACGAGGTGGAAAACATCTACATCGTCAACTTTCTCACAGGCGAGATACTGGAAAAGCGGGACGCCGTCCACATCTTCCCGGCCACCCACTTTGTCACCACCGAGGCCAACATAGACCGGGCCCTGAAGGAGATACAGGACGAGCTGGACGAACGGGTGGAATACTTCCGGTCCAGAGACATGCTGGTGGAGGCCCAACGCATCCATCAGCGCACCACCTTTGACATGGAGATGATACGGGAGCTGGGCTACTGCAGCGGCATAGAGAACTACAGCCGCATCATGGACGGCAGGGCTCCCGGCTCCACCCCTCACTGCCTGATAGAGTATTTCCCCGAGGATTTCATCATGTTCGTGGACGAGTCCCACCAGTCTATACCCCAGCTGAGGGCCATGTACAACGGGGACCGGTCCCGCAAGGTCAATCTGGTGGACTACGGCTTCCGCCTGCCCTCCGCCCTGGACAACCGCCCACTCAAGTTCGACGAGTTTGAGAAGCTGGTCCATCAGGTGGTCTGGGTGTCCGCCACTCCGGGCCCCTACGAAAAGGAGCTGACGGAAAACACCGCGGAGCTGGTGATACGCCCCACGGGCCTCCTGGACCCGGAGGTGATAGTCCGGCCCTCGGAGGGACAGATAGACGACCTGATCGGAGAGATCTCCCAGCGGGCTGCCCGGGGCGAAAGGACTCTGGTCACCACCCTCACCAAAAAGATGGCGGAGAGCCTCTCCGAATACCTGAAGGAGCTGGACATCAAGGTGCAGTATCTGCACAGCGAGATCAAGACCATCGAGCGCACCGAGATACTCCGGGACCTGCGTCTGGGGGTATATGACGTGCTGGTGGGCATCAACCTGCTCCGGGAGGGTCTGGACCTGCCGGAGGTGTCTCTGGTGGCCATACTGGACGCCGACAAGGAGGGCTTTCTCCGGTCGGAGACCAGTCTGGTGCAGACCATCGGACGTGCGGCCCGCCACGAGCGGGGCACCGTGATCATGTATGCGGACACAGTGACCGAATCCATGGAAAAGGCCATCGGCGAGACCCGGCGGCGCCGGGAGCTCCAGAAGGAATACAACCGGGTCCACGGCATCACCCCCCACACGGTCAGGAAGGACGTCAGGAACATGATAGAGGGCCTGTCCGGAGGCGGCAACGGCAACTCCCCGGAGGGCGCCCCGGAGCTGATCGACGTGGAGAATCTGGACCAATATCTGAAGCAGCTGGAACGGGATATGAAGGCGGCCGCCAAGGACCTGAACTTCGAGGAAGCCGCCGACATAAGAGACAGGATCAAGGAGATCAAGCGACTCAAATTGCTATAAAAGGAAAGGATCATGAAAAAGCTCTTTTTGGCCATAGCGCTCATCCTCACGGCCACCGGCATCCTTGCCGCCGGCCTCACCTTTGAGGCAGACCGACTGTACACCCAGGGCAAGGCCCTGGACAGAGTGCCCCACACCTACGAGGCCTGGGTCAGACTGCCCCGGGACTACGCTCCCAGAGGCGGCATCATCGCCGGCAACTACGGCATCACCTGCGCCAACAATTTTGAGATAGGCGGCCGCGGGGTCCCCAGGCTGTTTATAGACGGCGAAAAGCTGCAGACCGCCGACATACAGTTCAGCGCCCTGAACGCCGCCACCGGACTGCCCGTCCACGTGGCCATAGTGCTGGACACGGAGGCCGGCAGAGCCGACTGCTATCTGAACGGCCGGCTGGCGGAAAGCAAGGAAGAGGTGAAGATCAACAATCAGGACAAGCCTCTTGCGGGCTTTGAGCCCCGGCTGCCCACCCTGCCTCTGGTCATAGGCGGCGACAGAAGGATAGGCAACATGGTGAAGTTCGCCGGCAGCATCCTCTCCGTGGCGGAGTTCTCCACTCTGAGGACCCCGGCGGAGATCAGGCGGGACATGTACGGGCTGGACCCCGCCGACCCGGGCCTGATATTCTGCTACGACCTGAAAAAGGCGGCGGCCCGGGGCCCCATCGAAGACCTGGCCGGGAATTATCCCCTGGACTATATCGCCAATCCCTACTACATCGACGAGTCGGAGCGCTGGGTGGAGCCGGACAAGGTGGACAACTCGCAGATAGCGTATTCCATGGCCTTTCTGGGGGACACCCAGGTGGTCAAC of the Abditibacteriota bacterium genome contains:
- the uvrB gene encoding excinuclease ABC subunit UvrB, with the translated sequence MRQFQLVSDYRPAGSQPEAIESIAGGLERGLKYQNILGVTGSGKTYTMAAIIERLQRPALVIAHNKTLAAQLCSEFREFFPNNAVEYFVSYYDYYMPESYIPETDLYLEKDSSVNAEIDRLRHSATRAVLERRDTIIVASVSCIYGIGPKETYLATSIELKVGDVIDLDGFIKDLVGIDFKRNDFALDRGMFRIRGDIIEVQPIDSDFIIRIFLFGDEVENIYIVNFLTGEILEKRDAVHIFPATHFVTTEANIDRALKEIQDELDERVEYFRSRDMLVEAQRIHQRTTFDMEMIRELGYCSGIENYSRIMDGRAPGSTPHCLIEYFPEDFIMFVDESHQSIPQLRAMYNGDRSRKVNLVDYGFRLPSALDNRPLKFDEFEKLVHQVVWVSATPGPYEKELTENTAELVIRPTGLLDPEVIVRPSEGQIDDLIGEISQRAARGERTLVTTLTKKMAESLSEYLKELDIKVQYLHSEIKTIERTEILRDLRLGVYDVLVGINLLREGLDLPEVSLVAILDADKEGFLRSETSLVQTIGRAARHERGTVIMYADTVTESMEKAIGETRRRRELQKEYNRVHGITPHTVRKDVRNMIEGLSGGGNGNSPEGAPELIDVENLDQYLKQLERDMKAAAKDLNFEEAADIRDRIKEIKRLKLL
- a CDS encoding metallophosphoesterase; the protein is MKKLFLAIALILTATGILAAGLTFEADRLYTQGKALDRVPHTYEAWVRLPRDYAPRGGIIAGNYGITCANNFEIGGRGVPRLFIDGEKLQTADIQFSALNAATGLPVHVAIVLDTEAGRADCYLNGRLAESKEEVKINNQDKPLAGFEPRLPTLPLVIGGDRRIGNMVKFAGSILSVAEFSTLRTPAEIRRDMYGLDPADPGLIFCYDLKKAAARGPIEDLAGNYPLDYIANPYYIDESERWVEPDKVDNSQIAYSMAFLGDTQVVNDSYPEKLRLLFDWILAQKDELNIRYVMGLGDITNRNLPREWELAAEQYNRLNGIIDWGVVIGNHDGSKEYNAAFDTPAYRASCAGFFEEGKIDNSYRFLTVGDNKYIIFTMEYGPRDEVMEWAGKLIDEYPECKAIVTTHCYLFRDGTTLDEGDVCPPTLGGRPNNGDHMWDKFVRKHKTIQFVINGHDPFDMVVAAQEKGDHGNLVTQMLIDPQGTDASLHGACLVCILGFSEDGKHLYVRYYSCDKQQYYMKNNQYELDLE